GAATGATTGGAGACTCTGGAAATAGCAAATGAATAAGTCCCACATTCATAAAATTATGCGGCATTTTGTCTGTTATAAAATTTAGATGATTTGGATTGTCTGGCAAGTTGTTAATATAGGCGTTAGCCATCGATATCAGCTGATCACGCGATATTTCACCTAGGCAAAACGGATAAAATTTCTCTAGATTCGGATAGTTTTGTTTGATTTGCGAGGTGATTCTGGTCAATGTATCCAGCTCTCCACATGGAAGCACATCAGCATGGGCTCCTATGATCGTCTCCGTTAATGTTGTACCGGATCTGGGCATGCCAACGATAAAGATTGGCTTTGGTTTGCTTTTTGGCAGTTTCTTATGTTGCAGGAATATTCCAGTCTTATAATTATTAATTGTATAATTTACTTTAATCGTGAAGCTTTTTGGTTTGTATTTAATACTTTCTGCCATAAGTTCATTTCCTCTTTTGAGGTAGCGAAAACTTTCCTTGCTGTTTTTTTGCTTGTCATAGCATTTTGATAATGCAAAATTAATGGAACTTTGAAGAGTTACTGGTAACAATGGATTTCCCAAAGCTAGATTTAGCCTTTCAATGATCTTTTCTGACGGATCATGGTTGCCAGCATTAATAAGTGATGCAAGTGCGAAAATATTAGCGCTAGAAAGCTTAAGTAAATAGTCTTGTGAGGCCTCAATGTCGCCTAGTAGTAAGTGTATCCGTGATTTTAGTGCTAAGGTAGTGGCATCATCATTATCAATCGCTGACAAGCACTCTAGGGCTTGTGTTTCTTTACCCTCGGCTAGATATATATTCACTTCTGCTATCACGTTTCTGTTGATCTGGCTGGACGTCTCTATAGTTTGTAGAAGTGTTCTTGCTTCTTCGCAGAAGCCAAGCTCAGTGAGAATACCTACCTTTAAAAGAATCAGTGAATCTCCAGGTTCTGTAATGAACGCGAGGATTTGGTTGGTTAACGCAAGCGCTTTTATATTTAACTTGCGACTCCTTAATAACTCTATTAAGTTTAGACGATAGTTGACTTGTGCTACGTGTGTTTTGCTTTGAGGAAGATCTGACTGCTTTATCTTGATGATTTCTGTGAAATCATCAAGTTTTGAACGCAGAAATGTAATCGCTGCTGAGTCCATGTTAAAACGCACATATGTATTGAACAACGATAGTTGATATTGAATATTATCTGGTTCATTTTCTGCTTTTGTTTGTAGCTCTGAAATGATCTCATCTCCTTTGTTTAATTGTGCTGAAACCTGAATTTTTGACTGGTTGGCTTGTGGGTGATCTGGTTGAAGGTTTAAACACTGTTCGTAAGCTACTAGTGCGTCCTCAAATTTCAGAAGTCTGACTAGTGCACCTCCTTGATTGTTGTAGTGATCGGCTCTTTCTGGTTCAAGACTTATGGCTTGTTGGTATGCTTCTAAGGCTTCTGAATAGTTGCCAATTAATAGATTCGCCGTGCCATAGCGACTGTAATAAGTACCATTCTTTTCATCTTCTGGCGTGTCTTTTAAAAATTCCAATGCTTTTGATGGGTCTCCGCCAAGAATTTCGAGTAGTGATAGCTCACAAGTGACTAGCTCTTGATATTTATAAGAAAAATTTCTTAGGTGTAAGAAATTAGAGTCCGCAATGCTTAGAGTTGGCAATATCTTTCGCTTAGCAATACAATAAATGAGCAAAATCTCAGGTGATACTTTTTTGTCTTGTTGACTTACTTCGCCGAACTCCTTATTGATTTTGTTGAGTATGTTTTCGTAGTCTTCATCATGTAGTAACCGGACTAATTGTTTGATCTGGGCTTTTGATGCAGACATAAAAAACCCGGCAAAGCCGGGTTGTAAACATTAGTTTA
The genomic region above belongs to Synechococcus sp. WH 8016 and contains:
- a CDS encoding tetratricopeptide repeat-containing sulfotransferase family protein translates to MSASKAQIKQLVRLLHDEDYENILNKINKEFGEVSQQDKKVSPEILLIYCIAKRKILPTLSIADSNFLHLRNFSYKYQELVTCELSLLEILGGDPSKALEFLKDTPEDEKNGTYYSRYGTANLLIGNYSEALEAYQQAISLEPERADHYNNQGGALVRLLKFEDALVAYEQCLNLQPDHPQANQSKIQVSAQLNKGDEIISELQTKAENEPDNIQYQLSLFNTYVRFNMDSAAITFLRSKLDDFTEIIKIKQSDLPQSKTHVAQVNYRLNLIELLRSRKLNIKALALTNQILAFITEPGDSLILLKVGILTELGFCEEARTLLQTIETSSQINRNVIAEVNIYLAEGKETQALECLSAIDNDDATTLALKSRIHLLLGDIEASQDYLLKLSSANIFALASLINAGNHDPSEKIIERLNLALGNPLLPVTLQSSINFALSKCYDKQKNSKESFRYLKRGNELMAESIKYKPKSFTIKVNYTINNYKTGIFLQHKKLPKSKPKPIFIVGMPRSGTTLTETIIGAHADVLPCGELDTLTRITSQIKQNYPNLEKFYPFCLGEISRDQLISMANAYINNLPDNPNHLNFITDKMPHNFMNVGLIHLLFPESPIIHVMRDPRDTGLSNYQQNFEAKYGGLGYSCDLEHIGKQINDYHRMMQHWRTLEIPMFEFWYEDLVENQELMTRKLLNYCGLAWDPATLSFHELERSVRTASITQVRKKMYKTSSSKWKRFEEELAPMINVFNMDSVAFYSKDQRLAYD